In one Candidatus Peribacter riflensis genomic region, the following are encoded:
- a CDS encoding glycosyl transferase family protein codes for MPSLSVVIPTYRRPNILRLCLKCLEAQTIADELEVIVVSDGPDPQTAALFKEPTPHTLPPITYLEVPKSQQGVARNFGVRHAHAPFALFIGDDMLLERSACEIHLRTHEKIRNEKSPKPNSRFPIPETAVLGFVTWDPVVEITPVMRWLERSGWQFGYPKIAKYAHAFLPEKMQEHFTYTSNISVPTEVARRFRFREDMTLYGWEDIEWGMRMKRAGIRLYYEPDAKALHHHHMTLEQSLARMETLGQSLVLLAEKVPDFRKQVSAVRRLALRARALLPTMSGKHQRAFLGGISQTLRKKYKK; via the coding sequence ATGCCTTCTCTCTCTGTCGTCATCCCCACGTACCGGCGGCCGAACATTCTCAGGCTCTGCCTGAAGTGCCTCGAAGCGCAAACCATCGCCGACGAATTGGAAGTGATCGTGGTGAGTGACGGTCCGGATCCCCAAACCGCAGCACTATTCAAGGAACCTACGCCCCACACCCTCCCCCCTATCACCTACCTCGAGGTTCCCAAATCGCAACAGGGGGTTGCACGCAATTTTGGCGTACGTCACGCGCACGCTCCTTTTGCGCTCTTCATCGGCGATGACATGCTGCTGGAACGCAGCGCCTGCGAGATTCATCTCCGAACACACGAAAAGATCCGAAATGAGAAATCCCCGAAGCCCAATTCCCGATTCCCCATTCCCGAAACCGCCGTTCTCGGCTTCGTCACCTGGGACCCGGTCGTTGAGATCACGCCCGTCATGCGCTGGCTTGAGCGGAGCGGCTGGCAATTCGGGTACCCGAAGATCGCGAAGTACGCACACGCGTTCCTCCCCGAAAAGATGCAGGAACACTTCACCTATACCAGCAACATCAGCGTGCCCACGGAGGTCGCACGGCGGTTCCGGTTCCGTGAAGACATGACCCTCTATGGCTGGGAGGATATCGAATGGGGCATGCGGATGAAGCGGGCGGGAATTCGCCTGTACTACGAACCGGATGCCAAGGCCCTCCACCACCATCACATGACACTGGAGCAATCGCTCGCGCGCATGGAAACGCTGGGACAGTCGCTCGTCCTGCTCGCGGAGAAAGTCCCCGACTTCCGTAAACAGGTTTCTGCGGTCAGGCGGCTGGCGCTGCGGGCGAGAGCGCTCTTGCCGACGATGAGCGGAAAACACCAACGAGCTTTCTTAGGGGGAATCTCGCAAACACTTCGTAAAAAATACAAAAAATAA
- a CDS encoding cell division protein FtsW, with the protein MVIIPCYAFDLMFRRMDFLLLGITVVLTLFGLAMISSVSVFESYQLTQRLTLQGLRDGPSNSFYLWRSFRHVLMGLGVMGFISLVPYRLWQRFAFPIFVASLLLLIAVFIPGLRADWGTARTWLRLGPLSIQPDEFIKLSMIFYLSMWLQKREQLVGTWKEGFVPFATLLSISTILVAIQPNLGSFLVIASIAVVMFYLAGGNIFHVLLGGAMASILGLPLILQKEYIRNRFRAFLSPEDPSISETIGFQIKQALIAIGSGGAFGVGYGKSVQKFGYLPEVQADTIFSAMAEELGFFRLLIILSMYGILIWRGYKIAREAPDRFGFLVATGITTWIASQTMLNIAVNLALFPLTGITLPFISYGGSSLISLLAAVGILLNISMHSTQAASVARRTERQTSSFLRA; encoded by the coding sequence ATGGTGATCATCCCATGCTATGCTTTCGACCTCATGTTCCGCCGGATGGACTTTCTCCTCCTCGGCATCACTGTGGTGCTCACGCTCTTCGGGCTTGCCATGATTTCGAGCGTCAGTGTCTTCGAGAGCTATCAGCTGACCCAGCGGCTCACCCTGCAGGGCCTGCGCGACGGGCCGAGTAATTCGTTCTACCTCTGGCGCAGTTTCCGCCATGTCCTGATGGGGCTCGGCGTGATGGGCTTCATCTCGCTCGTCCCCTACCGTCTCTGGCAGCGCTTCGCGTTCCCGATTTTTGTCGCAAGTCTCCTGCTCCTCATTGCGGTATTCATCCCCGGCCTGCGCGCAGACTGGGGGACGGCACGCACCTGGCTCCGCCTGGGTCCGCTGTCGATTCAGCCGGATGAGTTCATCAAGCTCTCGATGATCTTCTACCTCTCGATGTGGCTGCAGAAACGCGAACAACTGGTCGGAACATGGAAGGAGGGATTCGTCCCATTCGCCACGCTCCTGAGTATCAGTACGATCCTGGTGGCCATCCAGCCCAACCTCGGTTCCTTTCTCGTCATCGCTTCCATCGCCGTCGTGATGTTCTACCTCGCGGGGGGAAATATTTTCCATGTACTCCTGGGGGGCGCCATGGCGAGCATTCTGGGCTTGCCGCTGATCCTGCAGAAGGAATACATCCGCAACCGTTTCCGCGCGTTCCTCTCGCCGGAAGATCCTTCTATTTCCGAAACCATCGGTTTTCAGATCAAGCAGGCCCTCATCGCCATCGGGAGCGGCGGGGCATTCGGCGTGGGCTACGGAAAATCCGTGCAGAAGTTCGGCTACCTCCCCGAAGTGCAGGCCGACACGATCTTCTCCGCGATGGCCGAGGAACTGGGCTTCTTCCGCCTGCTCATCATCCTCTCTATGTACGGCATCCTGATCTGGCGCGGGTACAAGATCGCCCGCGAAGCTCCGGACCGTTTCGGTTTTCTGGTGGCAACGGGCATCACGACATGGATCGCGTCGCAGACGATGCTGAACATCGCGGTGAATCTGGCGCTCTTCCCCCTGACGGGCATCACGCTCCCCTTCATCAGTTACGGCGGCTCCTCCCTCATCTCGCTACTGGCTGCCGTCGGCATTCTGCTCAATATCTCTATGCATTCCACGCAGGCAGCCAGCGTTGCACGCAGAACCGAGAGACAAACTTCCTCTTTCTTGCGCGCCTGA
- a CDS encoding UDP-N-acetylglucosamine--N-acetylmuramyl- (pentapeptide) pyrophosphoryl-UDP N-acetylglucosamine transferase — MTSITVLFVGGGSIGHIAPAVAVARELSAIRPAVTIRFVVSERAEDAEFLEQSGYAVLRLPAQKISWRLPWDFWKAVRAAHALLDETKPRAIFSKGGFVSVPLCFAARKRNIPVILHESDAVSGWANWLTGRWAQAICLGSEGAFRNSKAIVTGNPVRAMVTSGSRQKGLALTGLSRMRPVLLVLGGSQGALALNRAVAAHLTELLDFCDIIHITGQGKATVLQNPPGYWQCPFAGEELPHLYAAADLALSRAGAGALAELAAIGLPTMLVPLDHVAHDHQRRNAEVAVRSGGAILLDQRFLKSSLVPTIRHLIDAAETRRTMGNAIRSLHRPEAARQIAEVIARSLA; from the coding sequence ATGACTTCCATAACTGTTCTCTTCGTCGGCGGCGGATCGATCGGCCACATCGCGCCTGCAGTGGCGGTTGCCCGGGAGCTCTCTGCGATACGCCCGGCCGTCACCATTCGCTTCGTCGTCAGCGAGCGTGCCGAAGATGCGGAATTTTTGGAACAGAGCGGCTATGCAGTCCTGCGCCTCCCCGCACAAAAAATCTCCTGGCGTTTGCCCTGGGATTTCTGGAAGGCGGTTCGCGCCGCTCACGCCCTGCTCGATGAAACGAAGCCGCGTGCGATCTTCAGTAAGGGCGGTTTTGTGAGCGTGCCTCTCTGCTTCGCCGCACGAAAGAGGAACATCCCCGTCATCCTGCACGAGTCTGACGCCGTGAGCGGCTGGGCGAACTGGCTCACCGGCCGGTGGGCGCAGGCGATCTGCCTTGGGTCTGAAGGAGCTTTCAGAAATTCCAAAGCAATAGTTACCGGAAACCCCGTGCGCGCAATGGTCACGTCCGGCTCGCGCCAGAAGGGCCTGGCCCTCACCGGGCTCTCGCGCATGCGTCCGGTGCTCCTCGTGCTGGGCGGGAGCCAGGGGGCGCTCGCGTTGAACCGGGCGGTTGCCGCGCACCTGACCGAGCTTCTGGACTTCTGCGACATCATTCACATCACGGGGCAGGGAAAGGCCACAGTGCTGCAGAATCCTCCGGGGTACTGGCAGTGCCCCTTCGCAGGCGAGGAGCTGCCCCATCTCTACGCTGCCGCCGATCTCGCCCTCAGCCGCGCCGGGGCGGGAGCGCTCGCCGAGCTCGCAGCCATCGGCCTGCCGACCATGCTTGTCCCCTTAGACCATGTGGCGCACGACCATCAGCGCAGAAACGCCGAAGTGGCGGTCCGTTCCGGCGGAGCGATCCTGCTCGATCAGCGCTTCTTGAAATCATCACTGGTCCCGACGATCCGTCATCTGATCGACGCCGCCGAAACACGTCGCACCATGGGGAACGCCATCCGCTCGCTCCACCGACCGGAGGCTGCTCGACAAATCGCCGAAGTCATTGCACGGTCTCTTGCCTGA
- a CDS encoding peptidyl-prolyl cis-trans isomerase, with protein MEPPAPAGFDGTLLTGKQTVILHTSMGDVTLELDADSAPQTVTNFVILGRTGFYNGLTFHRVIKDFMIQGGDPNGDGTGGESIYGPTFEDELEGNPLPLVRGVIAMANRGPNTNGSQFFIITRADGTPWLVGKHTPFGRVVEGMEVIDAISEVIVGELERPLDPVTFTVEVVN; from the coding sequence ATGGAACCCCCCGCCCCTGCCGGCTTTGACGGAACACTGCTGACCGGAAAGCAAACTGTCATCCTCCACACGAGCATGGGAGATGTCACCCTGGAGCTGGATGCCGACAGCGCCCCGCAGACGGTGACGAACTTTGTCATTCTCGGTCGCACTGGCTTCTACAACGGCCTCACCTTCCACCGCGTCATTAAAGATTTTATGATCCAGGGCGGCGACCCGAACGGCGATGGCACGGGAGGCGAGAGTATTTATGGCCCCACATTCGAAGATGAGTTGGAGGGCAACCCCCTCCCGCTGGTGCGCGGCGTGATCGCCATGGCCAATCGCGGACCGAACACGAACGGCAGCCAGTTCTTCATCATCACCCGCGCCGACGGCACTCCCTGGCTCGTCGGCAAACACACGCCATTCGGACGCGTAGTGGAAGGGATGGAAGTGATAGATGCCATCAGCGAGGTCATCGTCGGGGAACTCGAAAGGCCGCTGGATCCGGTGACGTTTACGGTAGAGGTAGTCAATTAA
- a CDS encoding glutamyl/glutaminyl-tRNA synthetase, producing the protein MRTRFAPSPTGFIHVGNLRTALFAWLIAKQTNGKFLLRVEDTDQARSVPGTIESVLKTLHWAGLDPDEGVMLRKGVVAQEGTHGPYIQSERLELYRTSAGELLKAGHAYPCFCTPERLTKMREEQMARKQAPMYDRLCTRLPKKEIEQRLERGDPHVLRLLVPHERTFTYTDEVRGEVSFQGHTVDDQVLLKSDGFPTYHLAHVVDDHLMEIDLVIRGEEWLSSTPKHLLLFERLGWQPPKYAHVPLLLNKDRTKLSKRQQDVAAEEYIAKGYLPEALINFLALLGWNPGSEQELFSLEELTEAFSLERVQKAGAIFDLTKLDWLQGQWIRRLPLAEFADRLQMLTVERFPEAKHDAHFKEKAALVHERVTFLKEGPDMLAFFYVDPKVDLDLLANEKQKITKELLPKVLKVLVETMEKISEDEWTIDSLKEKLLARAKAEDLTQGQLLWPLRAALTGLPYSPGAFEVAVALGKETTLLRLEVARAGLQK; encoded by the coding sequence ATGAGAACCCGATTTGCTCCATCTCCTACTGGCTTTATCCATGTTGGGAACCTGAGAACGGCACTCTTTGCCTGGCTCATCGCGAAACAGACGAACGGAAAATTCCTCCTGAGAGTCGAGGACACGGACCAAGCGCGATCCGTCCCGGGAACCATCGAGAGTGTCCTCAAAACCCTTCATTGGGCCGGCCTCGATCCGGATGAGGGCGTGATGCTGCGCAAAGGAGTGGTGGCACAGGAAGGCACGCACGGCCCATACATCCAGTCCGAACGTCTGGAGCTCTACCGCACATCCGCCGGAGAGCTCCTGAAAGCAGGGCACGCCTACCCCTGCTTCTGCACGCCAGAGCGGCTCACGAAGATGCGCGAGGAACAGATGGCACGGAAACAGGCACCCATGTATGACCGGCTCTGTACACGCCTGCCGAAGAAGGAGATCGAGCAGCGTCTGGAGCGCGGTGATCCCCATGTGCTCCGGCTTCTCGTTCCGCACGAACGGACATTTACCTACACCGATGAAGTCCGCGGAGAGGTCTCGTTCCAGGGTCACACGGTGGATGATCAGGTTCTTCTCAAGAGCGACGGTTTCCCCACGTACCACCTCGCCCACGTGGTGGATGATCACCTGATGGAGATCGATCTCGTGATCCGCGGGGAAGAATGGCTCAGCTCCACTCCCAAGCACCTGCTGCTGTTCGAGCGTCTGGGCTGGCAGCCTCCGAAGTACGCGCACGTACCACTCCTCCTGAATAAAGACCGTACGAAATTGAGTAAGCGTCAGCAGGACGTGGCGGCCGAGGAGTACATCGCAAAGGGATATTTACCCGAAGCACTCATCAATTTTCTCGCGCTCCTCGGCTGGAACCCGGGATCGGAGCAGGAGCTTTTCTCGCTCGAGGAATTGACCGAGGCCTTCTCGCTGGAACGCGTGCAGAAAGCCGGGGCGATCTTTGACTTAACCAAATTGGACTGGCTGCAAGGCCAGTGGATCCGCAGGCTCCCGCTTGCGGAGTTTGCCGACCGGCTGCAGATGCTCACTGTGGAGCGCTTTCCGGAGGCCAAGCACGACGCGCACTTCAAAGAGAAGGCTGCACTCGTCCATGAGCGCGTAACCTTCCTGAAAGAGGGGCCCGACATGCTCGCCTTCTTCTATGTGGATCCGAAAGTTGATTTGGACCTCCTCGCCAATGAAAAACAGAAGATCACGAAGGAGCTCCTGCCCAAGGTCCTCAAGGTGCTGGTGGAAACCATGGAGAAAATTTCTGAGGATGAATGGACAATCGACTCGCTCAAAGAAAAACTGCTCGCCCGCGCCAAGGCCGAAGATCTGACGCAGGGGCAACTGCTCTGGCCACTCCGTGCCGCTCTCACGGGTCTGCCCTATAGCCCGGGTGCCTTCGAGGTGGCTGTGGCGCTGGGCAAAGAGACCACCCTCCTGCGACTGGAAGTAGCCCGGGCAGGCCTCCAAAAATAA
- a CDS encoding UDP-N-acetylenolpyruvoylglucosamine reductase (MurB-like), producing MRIGGSARYYAELKTQQDVQEAWQFAQEKSIPMIVLGAGSNTVFADGTIEALVVTIKASALEINGTTVRAEAGLPLATLVAKLAAHNLDLSALTGIPGTVGGATFGNAGQGPQGVWLDHFIDRVTAFADGAWRSFTRSECAFRYRESVFKGMASPLIWEVLLEVPSRPKAEVEAEITRLLKKRLESQPHTRTAGSCFKALPDGTPAWKAIDAAGLKGLKAGDLQVSEKHANFLINTGKGTFADVCALIETIRTRTQTPLALEMRLIEEAGTLLA from the coding sequence ATGCGCATCGGTGGGTCTGCGCGCTACTATGCGGAGCTGAAGACGCAGCAGGACGTGCAGGAAGCCTGGCAATTTGCACAGGAGAAAAGCATACCGATGATCGTGCTGGGCGCCGGATCGAACACTGTGTTCGCCGATGGCACGATTGAGGCATTGGTGGTGACCATAAAAGCGAGTGCGCTTGAAATCAACGGCACGACTGTGCGGGCCGAAGCAGGTCTGCCGCTCGCCACCCTCGTCGCCAAACTGGCGGCGCATAACCTCGATCTCTCCGCACTCACCGGCATTCCGGGAACGGTGGGGGGTGCGACGTTCGGCAATGCCGGCCAGGGACCCCAGGGCGTTTGGCTCGACCATTTCATTGATCGGGTGACGGCATTTGCAGATGGGGCATGGAGATCGTTCACGCGCAGCGAGTGTGCATTTCGCTACCGCGAAAGCGTCTTCAAGGGCATGGCTTCACCGTTGATCTGGGAGGTGCTGCTCGAAGTGCCCTCTCGCCCCAAGGCCGAGGTGGAAGCCGAAATCACCCGTCTCTTGAAGAAGCGGCTGGAATCGCAGCCGCACACGCGCACGGCCGGATCCTGCTTCAAGGCGCTCCCCGATGGCACACCGGCATGGAAGGCCATTGATGCCGCAGGACTCAAGGGTCTGAAGGCCGGTGATCTGCAGGTGAGCGAAAAACATGCGAACTTTCTCATCAATACAGGAAAGGGGACATTCGCAGACGTGTGTGCGCTCATCGAAACAATCCGCACGCGTACGCAGACACCGCTCGCTCTCGAAATGCGCCTCATCGAAGAGGCGGGAACACTCCTGGCATAG
- a CDS encoding single-strand DNA-binding protein → MFSLNRVHLVGYQTQPVEIRQTPGGTSVVDLNVVVPYSFQSERGEALQGRAFHTVTLWGSMADFAGQYVRPGSQIFIGGRLQTDSWEDQTTHEKRSKTKIVALDMILLDPKDGQLPTPEGAKRTLAAVNRADVVGNVTREPEIRTTTGGKQVLTLGVATNDRWKERSTGETKERAEFHNVVVWGELADEVSKLVHKGSRVFVSGRVQTRSWETQQGQKRTTTEIIADQCALLGVRNAAASEAVESSSQRRSAPRSQEAPAAGAPTSADIPEIQYASEVKVEDLPF, encoded by the coding sequence ATGTTCTCTCTCAATCGCGTACACCTTGTTGGCTACCAGACGCAGCCCGTCGAAATTCGTCAGACCCCCGGGGGCACGAGCGTTGTGGATTTGAATGTGGTGGTGCCGTATTCCTTTCAATCTGAGCGCGGCGAGGCGCTGCAGGGGCGGGCCTTTCACACCGTCACGCTGTGGGGCTCTATGGCGGATTTTGCCGGTCAGTACGTGCGGCCGGGATCCCAGATATTCATCGGCGGCAGGCTGCAAACCGATTCCTGGGAAGATCAGACGACTCACGAAAAGCGCAGCAAGACGAAGATCGTGGCGCTCGACATGATCCTCCTTGATCCCAAAGACGGTCAGCTGCCCACTCCTGAGGGTGCGAAACGGACACTGGCGGCCGTGAACCGTGCGGATGTTGTGGGCAACGTCACCCGTGAGCCAGAAATCCGCACGACGACCGGCGGCAAGCAGGTGCTGACACTGGGTGTGGCGACCAATGATCGCTGGAAGGAACGCTCGACTGGCGAGACCAAAGAGCGCGCGGAGTTCCACAATGTGGTGGTGTGGGGCGAGCTTGCCGATGAGGTGAGCAAGCTGGTGCACAAGGGCAGCCGTGTCTTCGTTTCCGGCCGCGTACAGACCCGCAGTTGGGAGACGCAGCAAGGCCAGAAGCGCACGACGACCGAGATCATCGCCGATCAGTGTGCGCTCCTGGGCGTGCGGAATGCTGCGGCCTCTGAGGCCGTGGAGTCGAGTTCCCAGCGGCGTTCCGCCCCGAGATCGCAAGAGGCTCCTGCCGCAGGGGCTCCCACATCGGCCGACATCCCCGAGATTCAGTATGCATCCGAGGTGAAAGTGGAGGACCTGCCCTTCTGA
- a CDS encoding DNA polymerase III subunit alpha: MKATDFVHLHCHSTYSLLEALPSPEEIVERAKELGQTAVGIADKGYVYGLVEFYQAAKKGGLKPILGLETYVAARTRFDQESGTDTKRYPLVLLAENEEGYSNLLALATQAALEGMYYKPRVDAELLSKYGKGLIALTGPIGGAIPQAALVEDGERIQELTEQYRSYFGEKNLYFELMELTGVTGQAEVNQQLISWGKKLNVPLVATCSSHYCRPQDSEAHDVLLCIQKNANVADPTRFSMRDSDFSMRPFTELECTFAHVPEALQNTRVIADRCSVTLELGKYRIPRYPVPKDTTEESELSRLAGEGFAQRYPNATQEQKDRLKHELSVINSMGFAGYFLIVADFINEAKRRGIAVGPGRGSAAGSIVSYSLNITTLDPLEHGLLFERFLNPERISMPDIDTDFADTRRDEVLEYVRDKYGNDRVVQICTFGTLAARAAVKDVGRAYGVPFLEMNALAKLIPERPGTTLKDAMETTELKAAYDSNETYRKIIDTAFKLEGKARHVSVHACGVIITPEPTVHFSALQRAPKDENIIITQYEAKPLEALGLLKMDFLGLTNLTVIQTTLEIIQRLYGTQLDMANLPMNDKATYELLQRGDTTGVFQLESAGMRRYLKQLIPTTFNDITAMAALFRPGPMEWIPSFIKRKHGKEQVEYLHKDVEPIFRETYGIGVYQEQILQLARVFAGYSLGEADLLRRAIGKKIKKELDAQRDKFIAGAAKKGHGQALAEKIFDDVILPFAGYGFPKAHAAGYARIAFETAYLKAHFPTEFMAALLSSDAQRTDRVMIEIEECRQMSIQVLPPDINESLRHFTALPPEGATLAHGTAQKGSIRFGLSAIKGIGDSSVQQLIAVREAGGKFKSIEDFARRVPSKVLNKKLLEALVKSGALDSLGERRALVEHYELIIDYAKSSGNVSAAQSDLFASAGTKLDDATIEFPHTTEATSLQKLQWEKETLGMYVSSHPLAGLKKYIAKKAQLIADLTAKDAGKKIKLAGLVESIKRITTKKGETMAVILLEDPTGKIEATLFPRVYGEFANLLELPDSVLVVGGTIDMRAGQLQMRADALKRAVLSTMITHAKEEGFFDEEEAKHGLSISRKRLEETEQVELVDEEGNVIAGETVTLGNSQNGQDEFLGPLGQWLLQGMPTTEVLTALGFSAQESSESPAQADSSKPEKKTLKKKEGDAPTEPRTYSTEISIHTIALPERAPKKLLLDLKHVLETFPGKEKVQLKIGEQLIPLPLTINMSTILEKKIEEVLSAYASPAA, encoded by the coding sequence ATGAAAGCGACCGACTTTGTCCACCTGCACTGCCATTCGACCTACTCCCTCCTCGAGGCACTCCCGAGCCCGGAGGAAATTGTGGAACGTGCAAAAGAGCTGGGTCAAACCGCCGTCGGCATCGCCGACAAAGGGTACGTCTACGGGCTGGTGGAGTTCTATCAGGCAGCAAAAAAGGGTGGGCTGAAGCCCATTCTGGGTCTCGAGACGTACGTGGCGGCCCGCACGCGCTTCGACCAGGAAAGCGGAACGGATACGAAGCGCTACCCACTCGTGCTCCTCGCGGAAAATGAAGAGGGGTACTCAAACCTTCTCGCGCTCGCCACGCAGGCCGCGCTCGAGGGCATGTACTACAAGCCGCGTGTGGATGCCGAACTCCTGAGTAAATATGGCAAAGGTCTCATTGCGCTCACCGGGCCGATCGGAGGGGCGATCCCGCAGGCCGCGCTGGTGGAGGACGGCGAGCGCATTCAGGAACTCACCGAACAGTACCGTTCGTACTTCGGCGAAAAGAACCTCTACTTCGAGTTGATGGAACTGACAGGGGTGACCGGGCAGGCCGAGGTGAATCAGCAGCTCATCAGTTGGGGAAAGAAGCTCAATGTCCCTCTGGTGGCGACGTGCTCCAGCCACTACTGCCGCCCGCAGGATTCCGAGGCCCACGATGTGCTCCTGTGCATTCAGAAGAACGCAAACGTCGCCGATCCAACGCGCTTTTCGATGCGTGACAGTGATTTTTCCATGCGCCCGTTTACGGAGCTGGAGTGTACATTCGCCCACGTACCCGAAGCGCTGCAGAATACGCGCGTTATCGCCGACCGCTGCTCCGTCACTCTGGAGTTGGGAAAGTACCGCATTCCCCGTTACCCGGTGCCAAAGGACACCACCGAGGAATCCGAGCTCTCCCGTCTCGCGGGAGAAGGTTTCGCACAGAGGTACCCCAATGCCACGCAGGAACAAAAGGATCGCCTGAAGCATGAGCTTTCCGTCATCAACAGCATGGGATTCGCCGGATACTTCCTCATCGTGGCCGATTTCATCAATGAGGCGAAGCGGAGGGGGATTGCGGTGGGACCCGGGCGCGGATCGGCTGCCGGGTCCATCGTGTCTTACAGCTTGAACATCACGACGCTTGATCCCCTGGAACACGGGCTCCTCTTCGAGCGATTTCTCAACCCCGAGCGCATCTCGATGCCGGATATCGATACGGATTTTGCCGATACGCGGAGAGATGAAGTGCTGGAATATGTCCGCGACAAGTACGGCAATGACCGGGTCGTGCAAATCTGCACGTTCGGAACGCTGGCGGCCCGGGCGGCCGTGAAAGACGTGGGCCGCGCCTACGGCGTGCCGTTTCTCGAAATGAATGCGCTGGCGAAGCTCATCCCCGAACGTCCCGGCACGACACTCAAGGATGCCATGGAAACGACGGAATTGAAGGCGGCCTACGACAGCAACGAGACGTACCGGAAAATCATCGACACCGCGTTCAAGCTGGAGGGAAAAGCGCGCCATGTTTCGGTGCACGCCTGCGGCGTGATCATCACGCCGGAACCCACAGTGCATTTCTCCGCGCTCCAACGCGCTCCCAAAGATGAAAATATCATCATTACACAGTACGAGGCGAAGCCACTGGAGGCGCTGGGGCTTCTGAAAATGGACTTCCTGGGACTCACGAACCTCACGGTCATCCAAACCACGCTGGAAATCATTCAGCGTCTGTACGGCACACAGTTGGATATGGCCAACCTGCCCATGAATGACAAGGCGACGTACGAGCTCCTCCAGCGCGGAGATACGACGGGCGTGTTTCAGCTGGAATCCGCCGGGATGCGGCGGTACTTAAAGCAGCTCATCCCTACGACATTCAACGACATCACCGCAATGGCGGCGCTCTTCCGCCCGGGGCCCATGGAATGGATTCCGAGTTTTATCAAGCGCAAACACGGGAAAGAACAGGTGGAATACCTCCACAAGGATGTGGAACCCATCTTCCGCGAGACCTACGGCATCGGCGTTTACCAGGAGCAAATCCTGCAGCTCGCGCGTGTGTTCGCCGGTTATTCATTGGGAGAAGCGGATCTTCTGCGGCGTGCCATCGGAAAGAAAATCAAGAAAGAGCTCGACGCGCAGCGAGACAAGTTCATCGCGGGCGCGGCGAAGAAAGGACATGGGCAGGCGCTGGCAGAGAAGATCTTTGACGATGTCATCCTGCCATTCGCCGGATACGGATTCCCCAAAGCGCATGCTGCCGGCTACGCGCGCATCGCGTTTGAAACCGCATACTTGAAGGCGCACTTCCCGACGGAATTCATGGCCGCGCTCCTCTCGAGTGACGCGCAGCGGACAGACCGCGTAATGATCGAAATTGAAGAATGCCGCCAGATGAGCATTCAGGTGCTCCCGCCAGATATCAATGAATCGCTCCGCCACTTCACCGCCCTCCCGCCGGAAGGAGCCACACTGGCACACGGGACGGCGCAGAAGGGATCAATCCGCTTCGGATTGAGCGCCATCAAAGGCATTGGCGACAGCTCGGTGCAGCAGCTCATCGCCGTTCGCGAAGCAGGCGGGAAATTCAAGTCCATCGAGGATTTCGCGCGGCGCGTTCCCTCGAAAGTGCTCAACAAAAAACTGCTCGAGGCGCTCGTTAAATCCGGCGCGCTCGACTCGCTCGGCGAGCGCAGAGCACTGGTGGAGCACTATGAGCTCATCATCGATTACGCTAAATCCAGCGGGAATGTTTCCGCCGCCCAGAGTGACTTATTCGCCTCTGCCGGCACGAAGCTCGACGATGCCACCATCGAGTTCCCGCACACTACCGAGGCCACGTCCCTGCAAAAATTACAGTGGGAAAAAGAAACGCTCGGCATGTACGTCAGCAGCCATCCCCTTGCGGGTCTCAAGAAATACATCGCCAAAAAAGCCCAGCTCATTGCAGATCTCACCGCCAAAGACGCTGGAAAGAAAATCAAGCTGGCGGGACTGGTCGAGAGCATCAAGCGCATCACGACGAAGAAGGGCGAGACGATGGCTGTCATCCTTCTGGAGGATCCGACAGGCAAGATTGAGGCGACGCTCTTTCCAAGGGTCTATGGCGAGTTCGCCAATCTGCTGGAGCTGCCAGATTCGGTGCTCGTTGTAGGAGGGACAATCGATATGCGAGCGGGACAATTGCAGATGCGGGCGGATGCGCTCAAGCGCGCGGTCCTCTCGACCATGATCACCCATGCCAAAGAGGAAGGGTTCTTCGATGAAGAGGAAGCCAAGCACGGCCTTTCGATCTCGCGCAAGCGACTGGAAGAGACTGAGCAGGTGGAGTTGGTGGATGAGGAGGGGAATGTCATCGCCGGTGAAACAGTGACGCTGGGGAACAGTCAGAACGGGCAGGACGAATTCCTCGGCCCACTGGGGCAATGGCTTCTGCAGGGCATGCCGACGACGGAGGTGCTCACGGCACTGGGCTTCTCGGCCCAGGAATCTTCTGAATCGCCTGCACAGGCAGACTCATCAAAGCCTGAGAAGAAAACCCTGAAGAAAAAGGAGGGCGATGCGCCAACGGAGCCCCGGACCTACTCCACCGAAATCTCCATTCACACGATCGCGCTCCCGGAGCGCGCGCCAAAAAAACTCCTGCTGGATCTCAAGCACGTGCTCGAAACCTTCCCCGGAAAAGAAAAGGTGCAATTGAAGATCGGCGAGCAGCTCATTCCCCTCCCGCTCACCATCAACATGTCCACCATCCTCGAAAAGAAGATCGAGGAAGTGCTCAGTGCGTATGCCTCTCCCGCCGCCTGA